The Streptomyces fungicidicus nucleotide sequence ACATGACCGAACGCCTCAACAGCGCCCAGCCGTACGTGCTGGGCATGTTCCGCATAGTCGTCGGCCTGCTCTTCGCCTGCCACGGCGCCGCGTCCCTGTTCGGCGTGCTCGGCGGCGCGGGCGGGAGCGGCGGCACCGTCGAGACCGGCGCCTGGCCCAACTGGTACGCGGCCCTGATCGAACTCGTCGGCGGCAGCATGGTCCTGCTGGGCCTCGGCACCCGCGCGGCGGCGTTCCTCTCGTCCGGCGCGATGGCGTACGCGTACTTCAAGGTCCACCAGCCCGAGGCGCTGTGGCCGATCCAGAACAACGGCGAGGCCGCGGCCCTGTACTGCTGGGCCATGTTCCTGCTGGTGTTCACCGGTTCCGGAGCCTTCGGCCTGGACCGTCTGTTCACCAGGCGCGCGCAGGCGGAGTCCGGACGAACGGCGGACCGGACTCCGGTGACGGTGGCCTGACCCCGTGAGGGCGCCCTTCCCGCACGCCGGGGAGGGCGCCCTTCCCCTTTGCGCAAGGGAACGGGAGGGGAACGCCGGGGGCCGCCCACGCGAACCCCCCGTGACCCTTCTGTCACTCCACCGGCGTACGCTTAACGGCTGTCATCGGTCACTCCTGCCGCTTCACCCGCGTCATCGCGGTACGGTCTGGCCCGCGGGGGAGCCACGGGGAGTCTGGGTGGAGAGTTTGGCGTCGCTGGTCGGCAGCCCTTGGATCTATGCGGTGGTGACCCTGTCGGTCCTGCTCGACGTCTTCCTCCCGGTCCTGCCCAGCGGAGTCCTGGTGATCACGGCGGCCACCGCGGCGGCCGCGGGCACCGCGACCGACGTGCCCGACATCCTGGTGCTGACGCTCTGCGCGGCCACCGCCTCCGTCCTGGGCGACCTGGTCGCCTACCGCCTCGCCTGGCGCGGCGGCCCCCGTCTGGACAGGGCGATCGCCCGCTCCCGGCGGCTGAGCAGGGCGCAGCTGCGTCTCGGCGCGGCGCTGGCCCGGGGCGGCGGCGCGCTGGTGGTGCTCGCCCGTTTCGCCCCGGCCGGCCGCTCGGTCGTCTCCCTCGGCGCCGGCGCCGCCCGCCACCGCCCCCGCGACTTCCTCCCCTGGTCCGCCCTGGCGGGCCTGTGCTGGGCCGTGTACAGCGTGGCCCTCGGCTACTTCGGCGCCCACTGGCTGGGCGCGACCTGGCTGGCCACGGCGGTCTCCGTGGGCGCCCTCTTCGCAGCCGGCGCCGGCGCCGCCTACCTCATGCGCCGCCCCCACCCCACAGAAGCCTCCTGACCCCACCCCCGCCCCCGCCAAGCTGCGGGCAGTCGTGCCGCTGGGGGCCCCGCCAAGCTGCGGGCAGTCGTGCCGCTGGGGCGGCACGGGTGGGCGCAGGCGGCACCCCGCAAACGCCGGGCAGCGCAACACCCCCCGCCCAGCTGCGGCCGACCGCATCACTGCGACAGCACCCCCGCCAAGCCCCGGGCAGTCGCGCCGCCAGCACCCCGTGAGCGCCGGGCAGCGCGACACCCCCCGGCCAGCCACCACTCCGGCGCCGGCCCTACCCCGCCGCCCGCCGCGCAGCGCCCCCGCGCACCTCCAACCCCTCCAGCAACTCCGCCGTCGCCTCCGCGATCGCGTCCACCGCCCGGTCGAACACCTCCCGGTTGTGCGCGGCCGGCGCCCGGAACCCGGACACCTTCCGCACGTACTGCAGGGCCGCGGCCCTGATCTCCTCCTCCGTGGCCTCCTCGGGCTGCACGGGCGGACGCAGGGTCTTGATACTCCGGCACATGCCCCCAGTCTGACGCGCCCACCGAGTGACTCGCCACCCAAAATCGAACAGGCGTATGATTGCCGTGTGGCTGAGACCTATGACTTTCCGGGTGACCTCCTCGCCGGTCAGGAGGAACTGCATCAGGTCCGGGCCGAGCTGTCGGCCCTGCTGAGGCGGCTCCCCTGGTCGGTCGAGCCCCTCGACGGCTTCAGCGACGACAACGGCTGGCGCAAGATCGAACGCCCC carries:
- a CDS encoding DoxX family protein; amino-acid sequence: MTERLNSAQPYVLGMFRIVVGLLFACHGAASLFGVLGGAGGSGGTVETGAWPNWYAALIELVGGSMVLLGLGTRAAAFLSSGAMAYAYFKVHQPEALWPIQNNGEAAALYCWAMFLLVFTGSGAFGLDRLFTRRAQAESGRTADRTPVTVA
- a CDS encoding DedA family protein, with product MESLASLVGSPWIYAVVTLSVLLDVFLPVLPSGVLVITAATAAAAGTATDVPDILVLTLCAATASVLGDLVAYRLAWRGGPRLDRAIARSRRLSRAQLRLGAALARGGGALVVLARFAPAGRSVVSLGAGAARHRPRDFLPWSALAGLCWAVYSVALGYFGAHWLGATWLATAVSVGALFAAGAGAAYLMRRPHPTEAS
- a CDS encoding DUF2277 domain-containing protein, with the translated sequence MCRSIKTLRPPVQPEEATEEEIRAAALQYVRKVSGFRAPAAHNREVFDRAVDAIAEATAELLEGLEVRGGAARRAAG